One Gossypium hirsutum isolate 1008001.06 chromosome A11, Gossypium_hirsutum_v2.1, whole genome shotgun sequence genomic window carries:
- the LOC121209470 gene encoding 3-oxoacyl-[acyl-carrier-protein] synthase II, chloroplastic-like isoform X1: MGVVTPLGHEPDVFYNNLLEGVSGISEIETFDCAQFPKRIAGEIKSFSTDGWVAPKFSKRMDKFMLYSLTAGKKALQYGGVNEDVMEELDKTKCGVLIGSAMGGMKVKSFSRRRKVSWYIVFFLYPSIHIHCLLWNEQVFNDAIEALRISYRKMNPFCVPFATTNMGSTMLAMDLVSLNLDSAMLR, from the exons ATGGGAGTAGTAACTCCGCTTGGACATGAGCCTGATGTTTTCTATAACAACCTGCTCGAGGGTGTTAGTGGTATAAGTGAAATCGAGACTTTTGACTGCGCTCAGTTTCCGAAA AGGATTGCTGGAGAGATCAAATCTTTCTCAACTGATGGATGGGTCGCACCAAAATTTTCCAAGAGGATGGACAAATTCATGCTTTATTCTCTTACTGCCGGAAAGAAAGCTTTGCAATATGGGGGAGTAAATGAAGATGTAATGGAGGAGTTAGATAAAACGAAATGCGGAGTTTTGATTGGTTCAGCAATGGGTGGCATGAAGGTAAAATCTTTTTCTAGAAGAAGGAAAGTGTCATGGTATATAGTTTTCTTTCTATATCCATCGATTCATATACATTGCTTGTTGTGGAATGAACAGGTTTTCAACGATGCGATTGAAGCTTTGAGGATCTCATACAGGAAGATGAATCCTTTTTGCGTACCGTTTGCTACAACAAATATGGGTTCTACAATGCTTGCAATGGATTTGGTTAGCTTAAATTTAGATTCTGCAATGTTAAGATAG
- the LOC121209470 gene encoding 3-oxoacyl-[acyl-carrier-protein] synthase II, chloroplastic-like isoform X2, translating to MGVVTPLGHEPDVFYNNLLEGVSGISEIETFDCAQFPKRIAGEIKSFSTDGWVAPKFSKRMDKFMLYSLTAGKKALQYGGVNEDVMEELDKTKCGVLIGSAMGGMKVFNDAIEALRISYRKMNPFCVPFATTNMGSTMLAMDLVSLNLDSAMLR from the exons ATGGGAGTAGTAACTCCGCTTGGACATGAGCCTGATGTTTTCTATAACAACCTGCTCGAGGGTGTTAGTGGTATAAGTGAAATCGAGACTTTTGACTGCGCTCAGTTTCCGAAA AGGATTGCTGGAGAGATCAAATCTTTCTCAACTGATGGATGGGTCGCACCAAAATTTTCCAAGAGGATGGACAAATTCATGCTTTATTCTCTTACTGCCGGAAAGAAAGCTTTGCAATATGGGGGAGTAAATGAAGATGTAATGGAGGAGTTAGATAAAACGAAATGCGGAGTTTTGATTGGTTCAGCAATGGGTGGCATGAAG GTTTTCAACGATGCGATTGAAGCTTTGAGGATCTCATACAGGAAGATGAATCCTTTTTGCGTACCGTTTGCTACAACAAATATGGGTTCTACAATGCTTGCAATGGATTTGGTTAGCTTAAATTTAGATTCTGCAATGTTAAGATAG